In one Balaenoptera musculus isolate JJ_BM4_2016_0621 chromosome 20, mBalMus1.pri.v3, whole genome shotgun sequence genomic region, the following are encoded:
- the SERPINF2 gene encoding alpha-2-antiplasmin isoform X2, producing MMAFTTDLFSLVAQSSTRPNLILSPLSVALALSHLALGAQNQTLQRLQQVLHVDSGPCLPHLLSRLCQDLGPGAFRLAARMYLQKGFPIKEDFVEQSEQLFGAKPMSLTGRKRDDLANINQWVKEATEGKIEDFLSDLPDDTVLLLLNAIHFQGFWRRKFDPDLTQRDTFHLDEQFTVPVDMMQAHTYPLRWFLLEQPEIQVARFPFKNNMSFVVIMPTHFEWNVSQVLANLSWGILHQPLLRERPTKVQLPKLHLKHQMDLVAILSQLGLQELFQAPDLRGISDQSLVVSSVQHQSTLELREAGVEAAATTSTAMSRMSLSSFSVNRPFLFFILEDSTSLPLFVGSVRNPNPGAQPEPKEQQDSPDNRDFLQHQKVFPRGDKPFGPDLKLVPPSEEDYPQPSSPK from the exons ATGATGGCCTTCACCACAGACCTCTTCTCCCTGGTGGCCCAAAGCTCCACCAGGCCCAACCTGATCCTGTCGCCTCTGAGTGTGGCCCTGGCACTGTCTCACCTGGCACTAG GTGCTCAGAACCAAACGCTGCAGAGGCTGCAGCAGGTGCTGCACGTGGACTCAGggccctgcctcccccacctGCTCAGCCGCCTCTGCCAGGACCTGGGCCCTGGGGCTTTCCGATTGGCTGCCAGAATGTACCTGCAGAAAG GATTTCCCATCAAAGAGGACTTCGTGGAACAATCAGAACAGCTCTTTGGTGCAAAGCCCATGAGCCTGACGGGAAGGAAGAGGGATGACCTGGCAAACATCAACCAATGGGTGAAGGAGGCCACAGAGGGGAAGATTGAGGATTTCCTCTCAGATCTGCCAGATGACACAGTGTTGCTTCTCCTCAATGCCATCCACTTCCAGG GCTTCTGGAGGAGGAAGTTCGATCCGGATCTCACGCAGAGAGACACTTTCCACCTGGACGAGCAGTTCACGGTGCCGGTGGACATGATGCAAGCCCACACGTACCCGCTGCGCTGGTTTCTGCTGGAGCAGCCTGAGATCCAG GTGGCTCGTTTCCCCTTTAAGAACAACATGAGCTTTGTGGTCATCATGCCCACCCATTTTGAGTGGAACGTGTCCCAGGTGCTGGCTAACCTGAGCTGGGGCATCCTGCACCAGCCCTTGCTGCGGGAGAGGCCCACCAAGGTCCAGCTGCCTAAGCTGCATCTGAAACACCAAATGGACCTGGTGGCCATCCTCAGCCAGCTGG GCCTGCAGGAGCTGTTCCAGGCCCCGGACCTGCGTGGGATCTCAGACCAGAGCCTGGTGGTGTCCAGCGTGCAGCACCAGTCCacactggagctcagagaggccGGCGTGGAGGCGGCCGCGACAACCAGCACGGCCATGTCCCGCATGTCCCTCTCCTCCTTCAGCGTGAACCgccccttcctcttcttcatcctcGAGGACAGCACGAGCCTGCCCCTCTTTGTGGGCAGCGTGAGGAACCCCAATCCCGGCGCGCAGCCGGAGCCCAAGGAGCAGCAGGATTCCCCTGACAACAGGGACTTTTTGCAGCACCAGAAGGTCTTCCCCCGCGGAGACAAGCCCTTTGGCCCTGACTTAAAACTTGTGCCCCCCTCGGAGGAGGATTACCCCCAGCCTAGCAGCCCCAAGTGA
- the SERPINF1 gene encoding pigment epithelium-derived factor translates to MQAFALLLWTGALLGYSSCQNTGLEEGSLAPETTGVPVEEEDPFFKVPVNKLAAVVSNFGYDLYRVRSRESPAANVLLSPLSVATALSALSLGAEQRTEASIHRALYYDLISKPDIHSTYKGLLASVTAPEKNLKSASRIVFEKKLRIKASFVAPLEKSYGTRPRILTGNNHLDLQEINNWVQARMKGKIARSTREMPSGISILLLGVAYFKGQWVTKFDSRKTSLDDFHLDEERTVKVPMMSDPKAILRYGLDSDLNCKIAQLPLTGSMSIIFFLPLKVTQNLTIIEESLTSEFIHDIDRELKTVQAVLTIPKLKLSYEGELTKSVQELKLQSLFDSPDFSKITGKPIKLTQVEHRTGFEWNEDGAGTTPSPGLQPAHLTFSLDYHLNQPFIFVLRDTDTGALLFIGKILDPRGT, encoded by the exons ATGCAGGCGTTTGCGCTACTCCTCTGGACTGGAGCCCTCCTCGGGTACAGCAGCTGCCAGAACACCGGCCTGGAGGAG GGCTCCCTGGCCCCCGAGACCACGGGGGTGCCAGTGGAGGAGGAGGATCCCTTCTTCAAGGTCCCTGTGAACAAGCTGGCGGCCGTCGTCTCCAACTTTGGCTACGACTTGTACCGCGTGAGATCCAGGGAGAGCCCCGCTGCTAACGTGCTCCTGTCTCCGCTCAGTGTGGCCACGGCGCTCTCTGCCCTTTCGCTGG GAGCGGAGCAGCGGACAGAAGCCAGCATTCACCGGGCTCTCTACTATGACCTGATCAGCAAGCCAGACATTCACAGTACCTATAAGGGACTCCTTGCCTCTGTCACCGCCCCGGAGAAGAACCTCAAGAGCGCTTCCCGGATCGTCTTTGAGAAGA AGCTGCGGATAAAAGCCAGCTTTGTCGCACCCCTGGAAAAGTCGTATGGGACCAGGCCCAGAATCTTGACCGGCAACAATCACTTGGACCTTCAGGAGATTAACAACTGGGTGCAGGCccggatgaaagggaaaatcgcTAGGTCCACGAGGGAAATGCCCAGCGGAATCAGCATTCTCCTTCTTGGTGTGGCTTACTTCAAGG GGCAGTGGGTAACAAAGTTTGACTCCAGAAAGACTTCCCTAGATGATTTCCACTTGGATGAGGAGAGGACCGTGAAAGTCCCCATGATGTCAGACCCTAAGGCCATTTTACGCTACGGCTTGGATTCTGATCTCAACTGCAAG ATTGCCCAGCTGCCCTTGACCGGGAGCATGAGTATcattttcttcctgcctctgaaAGTGACCCAGAACTTGACCATTATAGAAGAGAGCCTCACCTCTGAGTTCATTCATGACATAGACCGAGAACTGAAGACTGTTCAAGCCGTCCTGACCATCCCCAAGCTGAAGCTGAGTTACGAAGGCGAACTCACAAAGTCCGTGCAGGAGTTGA AGTTGCAGTCCTTGTTTGATTCACCAGACTTTAGCAAGATCACGGGCAAACCTATCAAACTTACTCAAGTGGAACATCGCACTGGCTTTGAGTGGAATGAAGATGGGGCGGGtaccacccccagcccagggctccagcCTGCCCACCTCACCTTCTCCCTGGATTATCACCTTAACCAACCTTTCATCTTTGTACTGAGGGACACAGACACAGGGGCCCTTCTCTTCATAGGCAAAATTCTGGACCCCAGGGGCACTTAA
- the SERPINF2 gene encoding alpha-2-antiplasmin isoform X1, translated as MALLWGLLVLSLSCLRSPCSAFSPVSTMEPLGLQLMSGQTQQKLPLLSLLKLGNQEPGGQTAPKKAPGDCKGFPNPEQTRRLAQAMMAFTTDLFSLVAQSSTRPNLILSPLSVALALSHLALGAQNQTLQRLQQVLHVDSGPCLPHLLSRLCQDLGPGAFRLAARMYLQKGFPIKEDFVEQSEQLFGAKPMSLTGRKRDDLANINQWVKEATEGKIEDFLSDLPDDTVLLLLNAIHFQGFWRRKFDPDLTQRDTFHLDEQFTVPVDMMQAHTYPLRWFLLEQPEIQVARFPFKNNMSFVVIMPTHFEWNVSQVLANLSWGILHQPLLRERPTKVQLPKLHLKHQMDLVAILSQLGLQELFQAPDLRGISDQSLVVSSVQHQSTLELREAGVEAAATTSTAMSRMSLSSFSVNRPFLFFILEDSTSLPLFVGSVRNPNPGAQPEPKEQQDSPDNRDFLQHQKVFPRGDKPFGPDLKLVPPSEEDYPQPSSPK; from the exons ATGGCgctgctctgggggctcctggtGCTCAGCTTGTCCTGCCTGCGAAGCCCCTGCTCAGCG TTCTCTCCTGTGAGCACCATGGAGCCCTTGGGCCTGCAG CTGATGAGCGGGCAGACCCAGCAGAAGCTACCCCTACTTTCCCTCCTCAAGTTGGGCAACCAG GAGCCTGGTGGCCAGACTGCCCCAAAGAAGGCCCCAGGAGACTGCAAGGGGTTCCCAAACCCGGAGCAGACCCGCAGGCTGGCCCAGGCCATGATGGCCTTCACCACAGACCTCTTCTCCCTGGTGGCCCAAAGCTCCACCAGGCCCAACCTGATCCTGTCGCCTCTGAGTGTGGCCCTGGCACTGTCTCACCTGGCACTAG GTGCTCAGAACCAAACGCTGCAGAGGCTGCAGCAGGTGCTGCACGTGGACTCAGggccctgcctcccccacctGCTCAGCCGCCTCTGCCAGGACCTGGGCCCTGGGGCTTTCCGATTGGCTGCCAGAATGTACCTGCAGAAAG GATTTCCCATCAAAGAGGACTTCGTGGAACAATCAGAACAGCTCTTTGGTGCAAAGCCCATGAGCCTGACGGGAAGGAAGAGGGATGACCTGGCAAACATCAACCAATGGGTGAAGGAGGCCACAGAGGGGAAGATTGAGGATTTCCTCTCAGATCTGCCAGATGACACAGTGTTGCTTCTCCTCAATGCCATCCACTTCCAGG GCTTCTGGAGGAGGAAGTTCGATCCGGATCTCACGCAGAGAGACACTTTCCACCTGGACGAGCAGTTCACGGTGCCGGTGGACATGATGCAAGCCCACACGTACCCGCTGCGCTGGTTTCTGCTGGAGCAGCCTGAGATCCAG GTGGCTCGTTTCCCCTTTAAGAACAACATGAGCTTTGTGGTCATCATGCCCACCCATTTTGAGTGGAACGTGTCCCAGGTGCTGGCTAACCTGAGCTGGGGCATCCTGCACCAGCCCTTGCTGCGGGAGAGGCCCACCAAGGTCCAGCTGCCTAAGCTGCATCTGAAACACCAAATGGACCTGGTGGCCATCCTCAGCCAGCTGG GCCTGCAGGAGCTGTTCCAGGCCCCGGACCTGCGTGGGATCTCAGACCAGAGCCTGGTGGTGTCCAGCGTGCAGCACCAGTCCacactggagctcagagaggccGGCGTGGAGGCGGCCGCGACAACCAGCACGGCCATGTCCCGCATGTCCCTCTCCTCCTTCAGCGTGAACCgccccttcctcttcttcatcctcGAGGACAGCACGAGCCTGCCCCTCTTTGTGGGCAGCGTGAGGAACCCCAATCCCGGCGCGCAGCCGGAGCCCAAGGAGCAGCAGGATTCCCCTGACAACAGGGACTTTTTGCAGCACCAGAAGGTCTTCCCCCGCGGAGACAAGCCCTTTGGCCCTGACTTAAAACTTGTGCCCCCCTCGGAGGAGGATTACCCCCAGCCTAGCAGCCCCAAGTGA